The sequence CTCTATTGCCCATATTTCGCTCTTGGCTTTATTCTGGCCAATTATCTTGAATCCATGCCGCGCAAAATAGCGCCTCATGGACGCTTGCCGCAAGCCTGGGTTGATATTCTCTGTTAATAAATGTGTTGCTCGATGGTCTCTGTTTGGGTTGTCGCTTTTAAACTCTCTGAGGAATGTTGTATAGAGCTGATTGCTAAGTCTTGGGGTGCGATGGCTGGGAAGGACGTACATTCTTTGAAAGTAGGCGTGGCTTCCTAGATGCAGTTCTGGGTCTAGTGTTCGAAGGGCGACAAAAACGACCCCGGTAATCCGGCCAAGTGAATCTCGGGATGTGGTAGCTGCTTGTATCCTTAATGGTCGAATAATGGATCTTTGATTGATCGTTGAGATGGCCGTTGATTCTTTGAATCTCCTGAGCTCAGATCGGTAGGATTCCCGATTGGTATCCCAGAACTCCCGAAGTTCTGACTTGAGCTCATCATTAATAGCTCCGAAGATGTAGTCAATGGTGAACGTCACTTATTGATTCGTTGGTCCCGTGTAACCAAAGCGCTTCATGGTCGCCGACAGATTTTCTTCCAATCTTTGGCGCTGCTCAAGAGACAGTTTTTCTGCTCCTTCGCCGCTTCGTCCTGATCGAAAGAATCGGTTGCATCCTTTTGGTTTCTCGGCAAAGCCGCCGACCTTTGCTTCGAGTGTCTGGAGTTTCTCTATGGATGTATTGATGATTGTTTGTTCGATCAGGTTTGAGTCGCTGGGTAAACCAAGAAACTGCGCTAAGTGTGAAAACGTTTCCTGTCCATTGCCGAGCATATCCTCGTATCGGATTGTGAGGACTGGGAGGATGGATTGCTCAGCCCAGGACCGTACATGTTGATCCCATCGCCCCATGTGTTGACGGACCTGACGTCCACCATGGCGCATGCTCGGCACAAGTGCTGCTTCGGAATCGATGAGAAATTCAATGCAACGTTGGATGGGCCACGAGAAGAAGTTGCTGAGTGAAATGGCGACATCTTCGGGGTGCCGTAACAGGTAAACGACTCCATTGCAGCCTTGGGTGCTCACCACCGGTCTTCCACGCGAATCTGGGGAGTGAAATGCATCGTGAGTCTTGTGGAAGCGTTCACCTTCTGCGAAAACCCATTGACTTGTGCCGGCGTTGCCTCGGAGGGGATCAAGTTCTCCAAAACTTAAATCACAGGTATTGATTCCGAGTTGGTCATCAAGCCATAGCCGTGATGAGGCAATGCTGCCTGTGGAAATGTCTTGATTGAGGTGAAGTTCTTCGCGTTCACTCTCTCCCGATAAGCGCCTTAATTCAGTAATGAAGACTCGACACCATGTGTTCCCGGATTTGGGATAGGAGGCGAGATACCAGTAGCCATCTTTAGTCATTGAAAGACTCCTGCTCGCTTGGTTCTGGCTTTGAGGGGGAAGCTGGGTTGAGTAAATCCATTTGCTTCAGACCCTCTGACATGGCCTGTATGTCATCCGGTAGGTGTAACCGATGGACAGGAGTCGAGCGAACACAGCCTGTCGCCTGCATAAAGAGTCGTGCTTCGGTGTTCATGCCCCGATAAAACCTGGCATGGAAAGCCTGGTTGCGCAACGCAAGTAGACCGCTTTGCTGATTTAGTGCTTCGCTGACTTTGATCTTGCCTGAGAGTGTGTCGTTGTTGTCTGCATCTCCGTTCGTTGAGCGATTTAAGATGTAAATCGCGGAGAGTGGTGTTGGGGCTGTCGCCAACGATTGTGATGCTGGGGTAATGCGGTAGCGTTTCAAGCCTCGCCGGACGAGAGGTAGGTTTACTGCTTCGATCCCGAGTTTTTGAGTTGCATCATGCCAAAGCTTGATGTGCTGTGGTCCTAAGGGGATTGTTCGGTCTGCCTTAATCACTGTCACTTCGCTGCTGATCAGCCTCCAGCCTTGCTGCAAAAGGCACCATGCAAGGGTCGATTTCCCGGTTGTTGGGTGGCCAAGTAATGCAATCGCGCGTCCATCGCGCTCTAAGGCTGTCCCATGCACAACCAGCTCGCCGCGCTGAATCGCTAATGCCCCAAGCCCACTTGTTACAAGAAAGGTGCGAATGTCTCGATCGCTGACGCTGTCGTTCCAGCGCTCCCATTCCAAAATCTGCCCGTTCGTTGCCCTGAACCAGCCAATCCCCTCTAGCTCGAGTCGCCATTCTTGGGGCACCATCGTGATGCAAGGAGTGCTGTGTTGGTTGGGA is a genomic window of Synechococcus sp. A10-1-5-1 containing:
- a CDS encoding sulfotransferase domain-containing protein — protein: MTKDGYWYLASYPKSGNTWCRVFITELRRLSGESEREELHLNQDISTGSIASSRLWLDDQLGINTCDLSFGELDPLRGNAGTSQWVFAEGERFHKTHDAFHSPDSRGRPVVSTQGCNGVVYLLRHPEDVAISLSNFFSWPIQRCIEFLIDSEAALVPSMRHGGRQVRQHMGRWDQHVRSWAEQSILPVLTIRYEDMLGNGQETFSHLAQFLGLPSDSNLIEQTIINTSIEKLQTLEAKVGGFAEKPKGCNRFFRSGRSGEGAEKLSLEQRQRLEENLSATMKRFGYTGPTNQ